A single window of Zea mays cultivar B73 chromosome 10, Zm-B73-REFERENCE-NAM-5.0, whole genome shotgun sequence DNA harbors:
- the LOC100285102 gene encoding translocon Tic40, producing MESLILASSCSASPRLPLLSSAARFRGLPVSVPPPSSASISGAARKGPMRPRLFVAAAAAPRGSGNVFEGLRAKGFASMSSSTGNENMSTGTGTLPPMPPTSSYIGSPVFWIGVGVALSVAFTTVSSMLKRYAMQQAFKSMMTQSAPNSFGSNSPFPFSMPPQASPTAPSTYPYLEPKKDTSPHVSTVDVSANEVEATGTSKEVDVTETPKPSKKFAFVDVSPEELQQKNLQSSPETVDVKHDSTYSESKEDTEEQVPTISTNTESKEDTEEKVPTNGASFKLNEGAAHGPTESNNSASMLSVETIEKMMEDPAVQKMVYPYLPEEMRNPNSFKWMLQNPMYRQQLQDMLNNMGATPDQWDNRMLDHLKNFDLSSPEVRQQFAQVGMTPEEVVSKIMANPDVAVAFQNPKIQTAIMDCSQNPLNIVKYQNDKEVMDVFMKISQIFPQING from the exons ATGGAGAGCCTCATCCTCGCCTCCTCCTGCTCCGCGTCCCCACGGCTCCCGCTACTCTCCTCCGCCGCCCGCTTCCGCGGGCTGCCCGTTTCCGTGCCGCCGCCGTCTTCGGCGTCCATCAGCGGTGCCGCGAGGAAAGGGCCGATGAGGCCCAGGCTCTTCGTTGCCGCGGCGGCGGCTCCTCGCGGCTCCGGAAACG TTTTCGAGGGATTGAGAGCAAAAGGCTTTGCAAGCATGTCATCTTCGACTGGCAATGAGAATATGTCTACTGGAACTGGTACACTACCTCCCATGCCACCCACATCATCATATAT TGGTTCACCTGTTTTCTGGATTGGAGTTGGTGTAGCATTGTCTGTGGCGTTTACCACG GTCTCTTCCATGTTAAAG AGATATGCCATGCAACAAGCATTTAAGTCAATGATGACCCAGTCAGCACCAAACTCATTTGGCTCCAACTCGCCTTTCCCATTTAGCATGCCGCCACAGGCATCTCCTACTGCTCCAAGCACTTACCCGTACTTGGAACCAAAGAAAGATACTTCCCCGCATGTGTCAACTGTTGATGTCTCAGCTAATGAAGTGGAAGCCACTGGAACATCGAAAGAGGTGGATGTTACTGAAACGCCAAAACCTTCAAAGAAGTTTG CATTTGTTGATGTTTCTCCCGAAGAGTTGCAGCAAAAGAACCTCCAATCTTCACCGGAGACGGTAGATGTAAAACATGATAGTACATACAGTGAAAGTAAGGAGGATACTGAGGAACAA GTTCCCACAATTAGTACAAACACTGAAAGTAAGGAGGATACTGAGGAAAAA GTTCCCACAAATGGAGCATCTTTTAAGCTGAACGAAGGTGCTGCTCATGGGCCAACTGAATCTA ATAACTCGGCATCTATGCTATCCGTTGAGACAATTGAGAAAATGATGGAAGATCCAGCTGTGCAGAAGATGGTGTATCC CTACTTGCCTGAAGAGATGCGGAACCCAAATTCATTCAAGT GGATGCTGCAGAATCCAATGTACCGCCAACAACTACAGGATATGCT AAATAACATGGGCGCAACTCCTGATCAATGGGATAACCGCATGCTTGATCACCTTAAGAACTTCGACCTTAGCAGTCCAGAAGTGCGGCAGCAGTTTG CGCAAGTTGGCATGACTCCTGAGGAAGTAGTATCGAAAATAATGGCAAACCCAGATGTAGCTGTTGCATTCCAGAATCCAAAAATACAGACAGCCATCATGGAC tGCTCGCAGAACCCTCTTAACATTGTAAAATACCAAAATGACAAGGAG GTCATGGATGTTTTCATGAAGATATCACAAATCTTCCCCCAAATTAACGGCTAG
- the LOC100285102 gene encoding translocon Tic40 isoform X1: MESLILASSCSASPRLPLLSSAARFRGLPVSVPPPSSASISGAARKGPMRPRLFVAAAAAPRGSGNVFEGLRAKGFASMSSSTGNENMSTGTGTLPPMPPTSSYIGSPVFWIGVGVALSVAFTTVSSMLKRYAMQQAFKSMMTQSAPNSFGSNSPFPFSMPPQASPTAPSTYPYLEPKKDTSPHVSTVDVSANEVEATGTSKEVDVTETPKPSKKFAFVDVSPEELQQKNLQSSPETVDVKHDSTYSESKEDTEEQVPTISTNTESKEDTEEKVPTNGASFKLNEGAAHGPTESNNSASMLSVETIEKMMEDPAVQKMVYPYLPEEMRNPNSFKWMLQNPMYRQQLQDMLNNMGATPDQWDNRMLDHLKNFDLSSPEVRQQFAQVGMTPEEVVSKIMANPDVAVAFQNPKIQTAIMDVRPLLAEPS, from the exons ATGGAGAGCCTCATCCTCGCCTCCTCCTGCTCCGCGTCCCCACGGCTCCCGCTACTCTCCTCCGCCGCCCGCTTCCGCGGGCTGCCCGTTTCCGTGCCGCCGCCGTCTTCGGCGTCCATCAGCGGTGCCGCGAGGAAAGGGCCGATGAGGCCCAGGCTCTTCGTTGCCGCGGCGGCGGCTCCTCGCGGCTCCGGAAACG TTTTCGAGGGATTGAGAGCAAAAGGCTTTGCAAGCATGTCATCTTCGACTGGCAATGAGAATATGTCTACTGGAACTGGTACACTACCTCCCATGCCACCCACATCATCATATAT TGGTTCACCTGTTTTCTGGATTGGAGTTGGTGTAGCATTGTCTGTGGCGTTTACCACG GTCTCTTCCATGTTAAAG AGATATGCCATGCAACAAGCATTTAAGTCAATGATGACCCAGTCAGCACCAAACTCATTTGGCTCCAACTCGCCTTTCCCATTTAGCATGCCGCCACAGGCATCTCCTACTGCTCCAAGCACTTACCCGTACTTGGAACCAAAGAAAGATACTTCCCCGCATGTGTCAACTGTTGATGTCTCAGCTAATGAAGTGGAAGCCACTGGAACATCGAAAGAGGTGGATGTTACTGAAACGCCAAAACCTTCAAAGAAGTTTG CATTTGTTGATGTTTCTCCCGAAGAGTTGCAGCAAAAGAACCTCCAATCTTCACCGGAGACGGTAGATGTAAAACATGATAGTACATACAGTGAAAGTAAGGAGGATACTGAGGAACAA GTTCCCACAATTAGTACAAACACTGAAAGTAAGGAGGATACTGAGGAAAAA GTTCCCACAAATGGAGCATCTTTTAAGCTGAACGAAGGTGCTGCTCATGGGCCAACTGAATCTA ATAACTCGGCATCTATGCTATCCGTTGAGACAATTGAGAAAATGATGGAAGATCCAGCTGTGCAGAAGATGGTGTATCC CTACTTGCCTGAAGAGATGCGGAACCCAAATTCATTCAAGT GGATGCTGCAGAATCCAATGTACCGCCAACAACTACAGGATATGCT AAATAACATGGGCGCAACTCCTGATCAATGGGATAACCGCATGCTTGATCACCTTAAGAACTTCGACCTTAGCAGTCCAGAAGTGCGGCAGCAGTTTG CGCAAGTTGGCATGACTCCTGAGGAAGTAGTATCGAAAATAATGGCAAACCCAGATGTAGCTGTTGCATTCCAGAATCCAAAAATACAGACAGCCATCATGGACGTAAGACCAT tGCTCGCAGAACCCTCTTAA